One stretch of Passer domesticus isolate bPasDom1 chromosome 2, bPasDom1.hap1, whole genome shotgun sequence DNA includes these proteins:
- the LOC135293729 gene encoding interleukin-5 receptor subunit alpha-like, which produces MNGTAIENFACVIFNVSFMNCTWHVGRTATEDTQYFLYWRPSKKEDVTECQNYIKDTCGRHTGCRFQNVTIDNINAYFLVNGSRSGQSIQSYEKKILLYKIEKLTPPLNVTVNCTEASHRCIIWWQPPRTSHVKKKSCFIYEIVIENKADAEKNTKTTSQTAAIIENNSYLYESFSSEKRYSVKIRATDAGFCLVSSNWGEWSTPVEFGMKGSAIENFSCVLYNIFLMNCTWQAGRDAPADTQYFLYWQKSRDEEEIECELYIKDENCRNVGCIFQNVSIGIEKAYFLVNGSSKHSLIQFYDEYIDLYKIEKLIPPSNITVSCDEMKNDCIIQWRRPQISHSNKDMCFKYEININYKDNPKGKPIYTSIQEGENRNLFLRSNTRKKYTLKMRAAGSACFVNPAWGEWSAPVEFGNEEIISSSLWILLGVAVATPLMAIITFFFCKRTGCWKAAFPQIPGPKPAFFTLADTNPELMESNIQSITSENEEIVLVADIVR; this is translated from the exons ATGAACGGGACAGCCATTGAAAATTTTGCTTGTGTCATTTTTAATGTTTCCTTCATGAACTGTACTTGGCATGTGGGCAGAACTGCTACAGAAGACACCCAATATTTCCTGTACTGGAGGCCCTCGAA GAAAGAAGATGTCACAGAATGCCAAAATTACATCAAAGATACCTGTGGAAGGCACACAGGATGTCGATTTCAAAATGTGACAATAGACAATATCAATGCTTATTTCCTGGTAAATGGATCCAGAAGTGGACAAAGCATTCAGTCATATGAGAAGAAGATACTGCTATACAAAATTG AAAAACTCACCCCTCCATTAAATGTCACAGTGAACTGTACAGAGGCTTCTCACAGATGTATTATTTGGTGGCAACCACCTCGTACAAGTCATGTGAAGAAAAAGAGTTGTTTCATATATGAAATTGTCATAGAAAACAAG GCTGATGCTgagaaaaacaccaaaaccacatCTCAAACA GCAGCAATCATTGAAAATAACTCCTACCTATATGAAAGCTTCAGCTCAGAAAAAAGGTACAGCGTCAAAATCAGAGCAACAGATGCAGGCTTTTGTTTAGTAAGTTCCAACTGGGGAGAGTGGAGTACACCTGTGGAATTTG gcatGAAGGGCTCAGCCATTGAAAACTTCTCCTGTGTGCTTTATAACATCTTCCTCATGAACTGCACttggcaggcaggaagggacGCTCCAGCAGACACACAGTATTTTCTCTACTGGCAGAAGTCAAG AGATGAAGAGGAGATAGAATGTGAGCTTTACATTAAAGATGAAAATTGCAGAAATGTGGGATGTATCTTCCAAAACGTGAGCATAGGGATTGAAAAAGCTTACTTCCTGGTGAATGGGTCTAGCAAACACTCTCTGATCCAGTTCTATGATGAGTACATTGACCTGTATAAAATTG AAAAGCTCATCCCTCCATCAAATATCACAGTCAGCTGtgatgaaatgaaaaatgattGCATAATTCAATGGCGACGACCCCAAATAAGTCATTCTAACAAGGACATGTGCTTTAAATATGAAATTAACATAAACTATAAG GACAATCCTAAAGGAAAACCCATATATACTTCCATACAA GAAGGGGAAAATCGTAACCTATTTCTAAGATCAAACACAAGAAAGAAGTACACCTTGAAAATGagagcagctggcagtgcctgcttTGTGAACCCAGCCTGGGGGGAATGGAGTGCACCTGTTGAGTTTG GAAATGAGGAAATTATATCTTCTTCACTATGGATTTTACTTGGGGTAGCAGTTGCAACACCCTTAATGGCAATcatcacattttttttctgcaaaag GACTGGCTGTTGGAAGGCAGCATTTCCACAGATTCCAGGACCAAAACCTGCTTTCTTTACACTGGCTGATACAAATCCAGAG ctgATGGAGAGCAACATACAGTCAATAACATCTGAAAATGAAGAGATAGTATTAGTTGCTGACATCGTGAGATAA